In Methylomonas sp. ZR1, one DNA window encodes the following:
- a CDS encoding HAD family hydrolase encodes MNDSIIYALDFDGVVCDSAVETAITGWKAGTTIWKDMPDAVPQAIVEQFREVRPIIETGYEAILIIRLMYLGKSTAAIYANYAAKVQRMLDEIHLSIDDLKKLFGETRDNWIASDRADWIAKNPLYPGVAEKLRRLGQRHLWCVITTKQERFVKEILRANNIELADERIFGMDRKLSKPDVLKGLKAQHPGQPIYFTEDRLPALDGVQKHPELADVKLFLALWGYNLAADHAVAAGQAIALQQLDTFLSDSLGAV; translated from the coding sequence ATGAACGATTCGATTATTTATGCACTGGATTTTGATGGCGTTGTCTGCGACAGTGCGGTAGAAACCGCGATCACCGGCTGGAAAGCCGGCACTACTATTTGGAAAGACATGCCTGACGCGGTACCTCAGGCTATCGTTGAGCAGTTTCGCGAAGTGCGACCGATTATCGAGACGGGTTACGAAGCTATTCTGATCATTCGCCTCATGTATTTGGGCAAAAGCACTGCCGCTATTTACGCCAACTACGCCGCTAAAGTGCAAAGGATGCTGGACGAAATCCATTTAAGCATCGACGATTTGAAAAAGCTGTTCGGCGAAACCCGCGACAATTGGATTGCCAGTGATCGTGCCGATTGGATAGCCAAGAATCCTTTGTATCCGGGGGTTGCGGAAAAATTGCGGCGCTTGGGCCAGAGGCATTTGTGGTGTGTGATTACGACCAAGCAAGAACGCTTCGTCAAGGAAATCCTCAGAGCCAACAACATTGAATTGGCCGACGAGAGGATTTTCGGGATGGACCGCAAGCTCAGCAAACCTGACGTTCTGAAAGGATTGAAAGCTCAGCATCCGGGCCAGCCGATTTATTTCACTGAGGATCGCCTACCGGCACTCGATGGGGTGCAAAAACATCCGGAGTTGGCGGATGTGAAATTATTCCTCGCCCTCTGGGGTTATAACCTTGCCGCAGACCATGCCGTTGCAGCGGGGCAAGCAATCGCGCTACAACAGTTAGATACTTTTCTCAGCGACAGTTTGGGTGCCGTATAA
- a CDS encoding S8 family serine peptidase, with protein sequence MNKKNLYITLGVALLAVPAIIYLDKYLLDQEILQINQDMQQLPASAGNVAKTWKPGQILVKPNAGLSDAEFEKILRGNQGKSSEKIGNLPVHIVSVPEQAEEAVVRALSKNPHIEFAELDMVQPMSTTTPNDPNFAGAWHLAKIQTPGAWDVSKADGITIAVLDSGVDGSHPDLANHMIPGWNAVDGGSDTSDINGHGTAVAGTAAAVTDNATGVAGVAWNAKVMPVRITNDSTGYAYWSDIARGLSWAADNGADVANISYGVSASSAVSSAAQYMNAKGGLVVVAGANDGVDPGYTDNPYMISVSASDWNDAKASWSNFGAFIDVAAPGTSIATLLRGGGYANWNGTSFSSPVTAGVVALIQAANPNLVPADVEKVLKDSADKVSGVNFDPNYGYGRINANAAVQLALNTVARDTLAPTAAISSPTAGAVVSGLTSVAVNANDNVAVSQVSFYAGGKLVGTDGTAPYTFSWDSTTVANGNINLMAVATDFSGNQGSSSAVTVNVQNQTTVSTTDQAAPTVTISNPINGAKLSGSVVGISAAANDDVAVAKVQLYIDNKLVSSTTNKTLSYSWNVKKVAAGSHSIKAVATDTANKTGTVSILVSK encoded by the coding sequence ATGAACAAAAAAAATTTATACATCACTTTAGGTGTCGCGCTACTGGCAGTGCCCGCAATCATTTATCTTGATAAATACTTGCTAGACCAGGAAATTTTGCAAATAAATCAGGATATGCAACAGTTGCCGGCGTCAGCTGGTAACGTCGCCAAAACCTGGAAACCAGGGCAAATTTTAGTTAAACCCAATGCGGGTTTGTCGGATGCGGAGTTTGAAAAAATTCTGCGGGGCAATCAAGGTAAAAGCAGCGAAAAGATCGGCAATTTGCCGGTTCATATCGTTAGCGTTCCTGAACAAGCGGAAGAAGCGGTGGTACGGGCATTATCAAAAAATCCCCATATCGAGTTCGCTGAGCTGGATATGGTTCAGCCCATGAGTACGACTACCCCGAATGATCCGAATTTTGCCGGTGCGTGGCATTTAGCAAAAATACAAACGCCTGGGGCTTGGGATGTTTCCAAAGCTGATGGCATTACTATAGCTGTATTGGATAGCGGCGTTGATGGTTCGCATCCGGATTTGGCTAATCATATGATTCCGGGCTGGAATGCCGTGGACGGCGGCTCTGATACCTCTGACATCAATGGTCATGGTACGGCTGTTGCCGGTACAGCGGCGGCTGTCACCGATAACGCTACTGGGGTTGCCGGCGTGGCCTGGAATGCTAAAGTGATGCCGGTGAGGATTACTAACGATTCTACGGGATACGCTTATTGGAGCGATATAGCTAGGGGTTTGAGTTGGGCTGCAGATAATGGTGCCGATGTCGCGAATATTAGCTACGGTGTGAGTGCTAGTTCGGCCGTGTCATCGGCAGCGCAGTATATGAATGCCAAAGGCGGATTAGTGGTTGTTGCAGGCGCCAACGACGGAGTCGATCCCGGATATACCGATAATCCCTACATGATTTCTGTTTCAGCAAGCGATTGGAATGACGCGAAAGCCAGTTGGTCCAATTTTGGCGCCTTTATTGATGTCGCCGCTCCCGGCACTTCTATTGCCACGCTTTTGAGAGGTGGCGGATATGCCAATTGGAACGGGACTTCATTTTCTAGCCCGGTCACTGCGGGCGTAGTCGCGTTGATTCAAGCCGCAAATCCCAATTTGGTGCCTGCGGATGTCGAAAAAGTGCTGAAAGATTCTGCCGATAAAGTATCCGGCGTTAATTTTGATCCAAACTATGGCTATGGGCGTATTAATGCTAACGCCGCGGTGCAATTAGCGCTCAATACCGTGGCTAGAGATACTCTCGCGCCGACCGCCGCCATTTCATCTCCAACCGCTGGCGCTGTGGTCAGTGGTTTAACCTCTGTGGCTGTTAACGCTAATGATAATGTCGCAGTAAGCCAGGTTTCATTTTACGCAGGGGGTAAATTGGTCGGAACAGATGGCACTGCGCCTTACACATTCAGTTGGGATTCCACGACTGTGGCAAACGGCAATATCAATTTAATGGCGGTGGCGACTGACTTTTCCGGAAACCAAGGTTCATCAAGCGCCGTGACTGTGAACGTACAAAATCAAACCACGGTAAGCACCACGGATCAAGCTGCGCCAACCGTGACTATTTCTAACCCGATTAACGGTGCGAAACTGAGTGGTAGCGTGGTGGGTATCTCTGCTGCTGCTAATGACGACGTTGCCGTCGCTAAAGTGCAGCTTTATATCGATAACAAGCTGGTGTCGTCTACGACTAACAAAACCTTGAGCTATAGCTGGAATGTCAAGAAAGTGGCTGCCGGCAGCCATTCGATAAAAGCGGTTGCCACCGATACCGCCAATAAAACCGGTACCGTCAGTATTCTCGTCAGTAAGTAG
- a CDS encoding PEP-CTERM sorting domain-containing protein, which yields METKIKHMLLAGLLSSTAIFGGGAQAASFSVAGSLTGDPRTNNPDNLFINVGINVVDTVASWTVDIASPLHPNAKLDEFYFNLGSLVNVADVTFGGYNPVGWEIQSPATVQGGGSFNPSFSFQALDPAGQPNAADVTNTVNLLFTATLNRNWTLDDFYSAAALQSSEATLPAGQLGAHLQSLSTAGCAGCSDSGFLIGNYTRDGGGGGQGSVPEPSVVALLGMGLLGMGLSRKSKV from the coding sequence ATGGAAACCAAAATTAAACACATGCTTTTGGCGGGATTATTGTCGTCAACGGCAATTTTCGGGGGCGGCGCTCAAGCGGCTTCATTTAGCGTAGCGGGTAGCCTAACAGGCGATCCCAGAACCAATAATCCGGACAATCTGTTCATCAACGTCGGCATTAATGTCGTAGATACAGTCGCTAGTTGGACAGTGGATATCGCTTCGCCTTTACATCCGAATGCAAAGCTTGACGAGTTCTATTTCAACTTGGGGTCGTTGGTCAACGTCGCGGATGTAACTTTTGGGGGATACAATCCAGTTGGCTGGGAGATTCAATCTCCTGCAACAGTTCAAGGTGGAGGGAGTTTCAATCCTTCGTTTTCATTTCAAGCACTCGATCCGGCAGGCCAACCCAATGCTGCGGACGTAACAAATACCGTGAATTTGTTATTTACAGCAACCTTAAACCGCAATTGGACTTTGGATGACTTTTATTCCGCAGCGGCACTACAGAGCTCGGAAGCTACGTTACCTGCCGGTCAATTGGGTGCGCATTTGCAATCACTAAGTACGGCAGGTTGTGCAGGTTGCTCGGATAGTGGCTTCCTGATCGGTAACTATACACGCGACGGCGGTGGCGGTGGTCAAGGCAGCGTGCCCGAGCCAAGCGTTGTAGCTTTGCTGGGCATGGGCTTGTTGGGCATGGGTTTGTCACGTAAAAGCAAAGTCTGA
- a CDS encoding glutathione peroxidase, which produces MNDIYQFSATNINGETVALADYRGKVLLIVNTASRCGFTPQFRGLEALYQTYKSRGLVILGFPCNQFGQQEPGDSQEIASFCELNYGVSFPMFEKIDVNGNHAHPLFEYLKTSAPGILGLNAIKWNFSKFLVGRDGKVFKRYAPIDTPAGISKDIERLLSLSDAPVKA; this is translated from the coding sequence ATGAATGACATATACCAATTCTCGGCGACTAACATTAACGGCGAAACTGTCGCTTTGGCAGATTACCGCGGAAAAGTGCTGCTAATCGTCAACACCGCCAGTCGATGTGGCTTTACCCCGCAGTTCCGTGGCTTGGAAGCGCTGTACCAGACCTATAAAAGCCGCGGCTTAGTGATCCTGGGGTTTCCGTGTAATCAATTCGGCCAGCAGGAACCCGGCGATAGCCAAGAAATTGCCAGTTTTTGCGAACTGAACTATGGCGTTAGCTTCCCCATGTTCGAAAAAATCGACGTTAACGGTAACCACGCACATCCGCTGTTCGAGTATTTGAAAACCTCAGCCCCGGGCATCCTGGGTTTAAATGCCATTAAATGGAATTTCAGCAAATTTCTGGTCGGCCGAGATGGCAAGGTTTTTAAACGCTATGCGCCGATAGACACGCCGGCAGGTATCAGTAAAGACATAGAACGCTTACTGAGTTTGAGCGACGCCCCCGTTAAGGCGTAG
- a CDS encoding flagella assembly protein FlgT middle domain-containing protein, with protein sequence MPYKNLLTVLLIALLAACSSGNSKRGGDENGVAVSGQQVSVQGSAPIVGGGIEAARRAAIDDAVHQASMQLKRNNNSAMLVSDIKVVDEWQDADLYHVQVLAVLSDKQRCGSPYRKKIVATGFPVMNADQISGTESQDLYSGIPREINNQLMETGDFIGRNLTNTSLYSRPDMAPEIRFAEGTPESVIVNIAKQQNAQFVLSGVIRDFRVESTEYVRGSGALADLKSMVRDFVARRSVGIDVFVYDGFSGALLFQHRYTDSILGDVSLPSGYTVGSDRFNSTSAGHAISEIIQQASEDIHKLFGCYPFTTRVIQAGNNRIVIAAGAQDKIRVGDKLMIYSASAGGTAGAGLGESQGILTITDVSAATAAGTLDSTAVAGAVRPGDWVKSFATP encoded by the coding sequence GTGCCTTATAAAAACTTGCTAACAGTGTTACTGATCGCTTTGCTGGCTGCATGCAGCAGCGGTAATAGTAAGCGGGGCGGCGATGAGAATGGCGTTGCCGTGTCTGGTCAGCAGGTCAGCGTGCAAGGCAGTGCGCCAATCGTTGGCGGCGGTATCGAAGCAGCCCGCCGTGCGGCTATCGACGATGCGGTGCATCAGGCATCTATGCAGCTTAAACGCAACAATAACTCGGCGATGCTGGTTAGTGATATTAAGGTGGTCGACGAATGGCAGGATGCCGATCTTTATCATGTGCAGGTGCTGGCCGTGTTGTCCGATAAGCAGCGCTGCGGCTCGCCGTATCGGAAAAAAATAGTCGCCACCGGTTTTCCGGTCATGAATGCCGATCAAATCAGCGGCACCGAAAGCCAGGATTTATACAGCGGCATCCCCAGGGAAATTAACAATCAGCTGATGGAAACCGGCGATTTTATCGGCCGCAATCTGACTAACACCTCTTTATATAGCCGCCCCGATATGGCGCCGGAGATTCGTTTTGCCGAGGGTACGCCCGAATCGGTTATTGTGAATATCGCCAAACAGCAGAACGCGCAATTTGTGTTGTCCGGCGTGATTCGCGATTTTCGGGTGGAATCCACAGAATATGTGCGCGGCAGCGGCGCGCTGGCGGATTTAAAATCGATGGTCAGGGATTTCGTCGCCCGCCGCAGCGTCGGGATTGACGTATTTGTTTACGACGGTTTTAGCGGTGCCTTGCTGTTTCAACATCGTTATACCGATTCTATCCTGGGCGACGTCTCGCTGCCGAGCGGCTACACGGTGGGTAGCGACCGCTTCAACTCGACATCGGCCGGTCACGCCATCAGCGAGATTATTCAACAGGCCAGCGAAGATATTCACAAATTATTCGGCTGCTATCCCTTTACCACCCGGGTGATACAAGCCGGCAACAACCGGATCGTGATTGCCGCCGGCGCCCAGGATAAAATCAGAGTCGGTGATAAGCTGATGATTTATTCGGCGTCCGCCGGCGGTACGGCGGGAGCGGGTTTGGGTGAGTCGCAAGGTATCTTGACGATAACCGACGTTAGTGCTGCTACGGCGGCGGGTACCCTGGATTCAACGGCGGTTGCAGGTGCAGTAAGGCCGGGCGACTGGGTGAAAAGTTTTGCTACGCCTTAA
- the rsfS gene encoding ribosome silencing factor — MQTEALLKLVETELDDRKGLNIKTIDVRGKTSITDYMVIATGTSSRHAKSLCDYVMEKVKEQGQQPLGMEGDQSSDWILLDLGDVIVHVMTGQARELYQLEKLWSVAGDKTHG; from the coding sequence ATGCAAACAGAAGCATTACTTAAGCTGGTCGAAACCGAGCTCGACGACCGCAAAGGCCTTAACATCAAGACTATCGATGTGCGTGGCAAAACCAGTATTACCGATTATATGGTCATCGCCACCGGTACTTCGTCCCGCCACGCCAAATCGCTGTGCGATTATGTGATGGAAAAGGTCAAGGAGCAGGGCCAGCAGCCGCTGGGTATGGAAGGCGATCAAAGTTCCGATTGGATTTTGTTGGATTTGGGTGACGTGATTGTGCATGTGATGACCGGTCAGGCCCGCGAACTGTATCAGCTGGAAAAACTCTGGTCAGTGGCCGGCGACAAGACGCACGGTTAG
- the nadD gene encoding nicotinate-nucleotide adenylyltransferase has translation MIGVYGGTFNPVHYGHLRTALEVKELFELEQLRLIPCRVPAHRDEPDVPAHLRLQMLEAAVADTRGFSVDRRELDRAGPSYMVDTLHSLRNEMGDTPLLLFIGADAFAGLERWHQWQGLFDYAHIVVMTRPGYAGSALSAFLQQRIAEDRAQLSRQNAGLLTFQEVTALAISATAIRELVAVGRDPQFLLPDRVIELIRRHHLYQPLIHHTGN, from the coding sequence ATGATCGGAGTTTACGGCGGCACGTTCAATCCGGTCCATTACGGCCATTTGCGCACCGCGCTGGAAGTGAAAGAGCTGTTTGAATTGGAGCAGCTGCGCTTGATTCCTTGCCGGGTGCCGGCACACCGAGACGAACCCGACGTGCCGGCGCACCTGCGTTTGCAAATGCTGGAAGCCGCCGTCGCCGATACTCGCGGCTTTAGCGTTGATCGGCGCGAGTTGGATAGGGCGGGGCCATCGTATATGGTCGATACCCTGCATTCCTTACGCAACGAAATGGGCGATACGCCTTTGCTGTTGTTTATCGGCGCCGATGCCTTTGCCGGTTTGGAGCGTTGGCATCAATGGCAAGGCTTATTCGATTATGCGCACATCGTGGTGATGACTCGACCGGGCTATGCCGGATCGGCGCTATCGGCGTTTTTGCAGCAGCGAATCGCCGAAGACAGAGCCCAATTAAGCCGGCAGAATGCAGGACTGTTAACCTTCCAGGAAGTCACCGCGCTGGCGATTTCCGCTACCGCCATCCGCGAACTGGTGGCTGTCGGGCGCGATCCACAATTTTTACTGCCCGACCGGGTCATCGAATTGATTCGCAGGCATCATTTATATCAACCCCTCATTCATCACACAGGAAATTGA
- a CDS encoding glutamate-5-semialdehyde dehydrogenase encodes MQQLGQQARVAGREISKAESGRKNSALLKIAEAIAAGSAEIASENRKDLEAGKQNGMDPASLDRLELTPARIQAMIDGLKQVAALPDPVGEITNLNYQPSGIQVGQMRVPLGVIGIIYESRPNVTVDAAALCLKSGNACILRGGSESIHSNRAIAVCIASGLAAAGLPQQAVQVVETTDRAAVGELITMKDYVDVIVPRGGKSLIERISAEATIPVIKHLDGICHVYIDGKADLDKAVAIAMNAKTHRYGVCNAMETLLVAESIAATVLPILAEQYTAKNVELRGCLKTCSLIKNAVRATEDDWHTEYLAPILSIKIVGDIDEAIAHINTYSSAHTEAIVTEDYTLARRFLREVDSSSVMVNASTRFADGFEYGLGAEIGISTDKLHARGPVGLHGLTSLKFIVLGDGHIRQ; translated from the coding sequence ATGCAGCAATTGGGGCAACAGGCCAGAGTGGCCGGCCGCGAGATCAGCAAGGCCGAGAGCGGGCGGAAAAATAGCGCGTTATTGAAAATTGCCGAGGCTATCGCCGCCGGTAGCGCCGAAATAGCCAGCGAAAACCGCAAAGACTTGGAAGCCGGCAAACAGAACGGTATGGATCCGGCGTCGCTGGATCGTCTGGAACTGACACCAGCCCGTATCCAAGCGATGATAGACGGCCTGAAGCAGGTTGCCGCGCTGCCCGATCCGGTCGGAGAAATTACCAATCTTAACTATCAGCCCAGCGGGATTCAGGTCGGACAGATGCGCGTGCCCTTGGGCGTGATCGGCATTATTTACGAATCGCGGCCTAACGTTACTGTCGATGCGGCGGCCTTGTGCTTGAAGTCGGGCAACGCCTGTATTTTGCGTGGTGGTTCAGAGTCGATTCATTCCAATCGGGCGATTGCGGTGTGCATCGCCAGCGGTTTGGCCGCAGCCGGTTTGCCGCAGCAGGCAGTGCAAGTGGTGGAAACCACCGATAGAGCGGCGGTAGGAGAATTGATCACGATGAAGGATTATGTCGATGTGATCGTGCCGCGCGGCGGCAAAAGTTTGATCGAACGGATCAGCGCCGAAGCGACCATTCCGGTCATCAAACATCTGGACGGCATTTGCCATGTGTATATCGACGGCAAAGCTGACTTGGATAAAGCGGTGGCGATTGCAATGAACGCGAAAACCCATCGCTACGGCGTCTGTAACGCGATGGAAACTTTGTTGGTCGCGGAAAGTATCGCTGCGACGGTGTTGCCGATTCTGGCCGAACAATACACAGCAAAAAATGTGGAACTGCGCGGTTGCTTGAAAACCTGTTCCTTGATCAAAAACGCTGTACGGGCGACTGAAGACGACTGGCATACCGAATATCTGGCGCCGATTTTATCCATTAAGATTGTCGGGGACATCGACGAGGCGATAGCGCATATCAATACCTATAGCTCCGCGCATACCGAGGCCATCGTCACCGAGGATTACACCTTGGCGCGGCGCTTTTTGCGCGAGGTGGATTCCAGCTCGGTGATGGTCAATGCTTCTACCCGTTTTGCCGACGGCTTTGAATATGGTTTGGGTGCGGAGATTGGCATCAGTACCGATAAATTGCACGCCCGCGGTCCGGTTGGCTTGCATGGTCTGACCTCGTTGAAATTCATCGTGCTGGGCGACGGGCATATCCGCCAATAA
- a CDS encoding NADH:flavin oxidoreductase/NADH oxidase, protein MSQLFSPYSLGTVTLPNRIVIAPMCQYSATNGEASDWHLMHLGNLAMSGAGLLIIEATAVEPEGRISPADLGLWSDATEAALARVLTAVRKYSQIPIAIQLAHAGRKASTAAPWDGGGLVNIEQGGWQTVAPSALPFMPDDPAPTALDASGLQRIVQAFVSAAKRAHKLGLDAIEIHAAHGYLLHEFLSPLSNQRDDEYGGSLEKRMRFPLAVFDAMRAAVPVQMPIGVRISATDWVDGGWDLAQSVIFAKALQARGCAFIHVSSGGLSPLQKIPVGPNYQVPLAASIRAATGLPTIAVGLITEAEDAEAIVANGQADMVGLARGILYDPRWPWHAAAKLGAQVAAPPQYWRCQPREQKALFGDIRFRQR, encoded by the coding sequence ATGAGTCAGCTTTTTTCGCCGTATTCCCTCGGCACGGTTACGCTGCCCAACCGTATCGTCATCGCGCCGATGTGCCAGTACTCGGCGACCAACGGCGAAGCCAGCGATTGGCATTTAATGCACCTGGGCAATTTGGCGATGTCCGGCGCCGGCTTGTTGATTATCGAAGCCACCGCCGTAGAACCGGAAGGCCGCATCTCGCCCGCCGATCTCGGCCTCTGGTCGGACGCAACCGAAGCCGCTTTGGCCAGGGTGTTAACTGCGGTGCGAAAATATTCGCAGATACCCATAGCGATTCAGCTGGCGCACGCCGGCCGCAAGGCTTCCACCGCCGCACCCTGGGACGGTGGCGGCCTGGTCAATATCGAACAGGGCGGTTGGCAAACCGTGGCACCGTCGGCACTGCCTTTTATGCCGGACGACCCCGCGCCGACCGCGCTCGATGCCAGCGGTTTGCAACGCATCGTGCAGGCCTTTGTATCGGCGGCCAAGCGCGCGCATAAACTGGGGCTTGACGCCATCGAGATACACGCCGCCCACGGCTATTTGCTGCACGAATTCCTCTCGCCCTTATCCAATCAGCGTGACGACGAATACGGCGGCTCGCTGGAAAAACGGATGCGTTTCCCGTTGGCGGTATTCGACGCGATGCGGGCTGCCGTACCTGTGCAAATGCCCATCGGCGTACGGATTTCCGCAACCGATTGGGTGGACGGCGGCTGGGACTTGGCGCAAAGCGTGATCTTTGCCAAAGCCTTGCAAGCACGCGGCTGCGCGTTTATCCACGTCTCCAGCGGCGGCCTGTCGCCTTTGCAAAAAATCCCAGTCGGCCCAAATTACCAAGTGCCATTGGCAGCAAGCATCCGCGCAGCAACCGGCCTGCCCACCATCGCCGTCGGCCTGATCACGGAAGCGGAAGACGCCGAAGCCATCGTCGCCAACGGCCAGGCTGATATGGTGGGTTTGGCGCGCGGCATACTTTACGATCCGCGCTGGCCCTGGCATGCCGCCGCCAAACTGGGGGCCCAAGTCGCAGCGCCACCGCAATACTGGCGTTGTCAGCCGCGCGAGCAAAAGGCTTTATTTGGCGACATTCGCTTTCGGCAGCGCTAA
- a CDS encoding MFS transporter encodes MRFLGTSNPAFLKLLTFRVLIVLAYQIVAIVVGWHIYELTHDPLALGLIGLAEVIPYFCSALFAGYAVDHYSRRWFAISACLLLCLNALTLTAIAAQWIPDNPLVLMYGSIAVTGLARAFIGPSYSALFALVLQREQYARAAGLGSSVFQFALVAGPALGGILVGWAGKTVAYGISGGLCVLAALALLSIRIKEPPAAESAPIFTSIAEGLRFVFGNQIILGAQSLDMFAVLFGGAVAMLPAFIHDIFHYGPEGLGILRAAPAVGAVMTGLFLARYPLNKHAGRWLLIAVAGFGLCMIGFALSTSFWVAGLALLLSGICDGVSVVMRTTIMQLATPDTMRGRVAAINGIFIGSSNELGAFESGVAARLLGLVPSVVFGGGMTLLVVAVTAKCAPKLRRLELNQLQ; translated from the coding sequence ATGCGTTTTTTAGGCACTTCAAACCCCGCTTTTCTAAAACTGTTAACGTTTCGCGTACTGATCGTGCTGGCCTATCAAATCGTGGCGATTGTGGTGGGTTGGCATATCTACGAACTGACGCACGACCCGCTGGCCTTGGGCCTGATAGGCCTGGCCGAAGTGATCCCGTATTTTTGCAGCGCGCTGTTCGCCGGTTACGCTGTCGATCATTACTCACGGCGCTGGTTTGCAATTTCAGCGTGTTTGCTGTTGTGCCTCAACGCCCTGACCTTGACCGCCATCGCGGCGCAATGGATTCCCGATAATCCGCTGGTATTGATGTACGGCTCCATAGCCGTCACCGGCTTGGCGCGGGCCTTTATCGGCCCGTCTTATAGCGCACTGTTCGCCCTGGTTTTGCAACGCGAACAGTATGCGCGCGCTGCCGGCCTAGGAAGCTCGGTGTTTCAGTTTGCTTTAGTCGCCGGCCCGGCACTGGGTGGAATTCTGGTCGGCTGGGCCGGCAAGACTGTGGCTTACGGCATTTCCGGTGGTTTATGCGTGCTGGCCGCGCTGGCTTTGCTGTCCATACGCATCAAGGAACCGCCGGCCGCGGAAAGCGCGCCCATTTTTACCAGCATCGCCGAAGGCCTGCGCTTTGTATTCGGCAATCAGATTATTTTGGGCGCGCAGTCGCTGGATATGTTCGCGGTATTGTTTGGCGGCGCGGTAGCCATGCTGCCGGCCTTCATTCACGACATATTTCATTACGGCCCGGAAGGCCTGGGGATTTTACGTGCGGCACCCGCCGTCGGCGCGGTGATGACCGGCTTGTTTCTGGCCCGGTATCCACTTAACAAGCACGCCGGACGCTGGTTGCTGATCGCCGTAGCCGGCTTTGGCTTGTGCATGATCGGCTTTGCGCTTTCGACCAGTTTTTGGGTAGCAGGCCTGGCTTTACTATTGTCCGGAATTTGCGACGGAGTATCGGTGGTGATGCGTACCACCATCATGCAATTGGCCACGCCGGATACCATGCGCGGCAGAGTCGCGGCGATCAACGGCATATTCATCGGCTCGTCTAACGAACTCGGCGCGTTCGAATCCGGGGTTGCCGCTCGGCTGCTGGGCTTGGTGCCGTCAGTAGTGTTTGGCGGAGGCATGACGCTGTTGGTAGTGGCGGTTACGGCTAAATGCGCGCCTAAACTACGCAGGCTGGAGCTTAATCAGCTCCAGTAA